Proteins encoded in a region of the Arvicanthis niloticus isolate mArvNil1 chromosome 16, mArvNil1.pat.X, whole genome shotgun sequence genome:
- the LOC117721969 gene encoding sphingolipid delta(4)-desaturase DES1: MGSRVSREEFEWVYTDQPHAARRKEILAKYPEIKSLMKPDRNLIWIITMMLLVQLASFYLVKDLDWKWVIFWSYVFGSCLNHSMTLAIHEISHNFPFGHHKALWNRWFGIFANLSLGVPYSVSFKRYHMDHHRYLGADGIDVDIPTDFEGWFFCTTFRKLVWVILQPLFYAFRPLFINPKPITNLEIINTVIQITFDIIIYYVFGVKSLVYMLLATLLGLGLHPISGHFIAEHYMFLKGHETYSYYGPLNLLTFNVGYHNEHHDFPNIPGKNLPLVRKIASEYYDNLPNYNSWIKVLYDFVMDDTISPYSRMKRPPKGNEVLE, encoded by the exons ATGGGGAGCCGCGTGTCCCGAGAGGAGTTCGAATGGGTCTACACGGACCAGCCCCACGCCGCCCGGCGCAAGGAGATACTAG cAAAGTATCCAGAGATAAAATCCTTGATGAAACCTGACCGCAACCTGATCTGGATCATAACCATGATGCTTCTTGTCCAGTTGGCTTCATTTTACTTAGTCAAAGACTTGGACTGGAAATGGGTCATATTTTGGTCCTATGTCTTTGGCAGCTGCCTTAACCATTCTATGACTCTGGCTATCCATGAGATTTCCCACAATTTCCCCTTTGGCCACCACAAGGCCCTGTGGAACCGCTGGTTTGGAATATTTGCTAACCTCTCTCTTGGGGTTCCGTATTCGGTTTCCTTTAAGAGATACCACATGGATCACCATCGATACCTTGGAGCTGATGGCATTGATGTGGATATTCCTACCGATTTTGAGGGCTGGTTCTTCTGCACCACTTTCAGGAAGCTTGTCTGGGTTATCCTTCAGCCTCTCTTTTATGCCTTTAGACCCCTGTTCATCAATCCCAAACCAATTACCAATCTGGAAATCATCAATACTGTGATCCAGATCACTTTTGACATTATCATTTATTATGTTTTTGGGGTGAAATCTTTAGTCTACATGTTGTTAGCCACCCTGCTTGGCCTGGGTCTTCACCCAATTTCTGGGCATTTTATAGCCGAACATTACATGTTCTTAAAGGGACATGAAACATACTCCTATTATGGGCCTCTGAACTTACTCACCTTCAATGTGGGCTATCATAACGAACACCATGACTTCCCTAACATTCCTGGGAAAAACCTGCCCCTG GTGAGGAAGATCGCAAGTGAGTACTATGATAACCTCCCGAACTACAATTCCTGGATCAAGGTGCTGTATGACTTTGTGATGGATGACACAATAAGTCCCTACTCACGGATGAAGAGGCCTCCGAAAGGGAATGAGGTTCTGGAGTAA